A window from Fibrobacter sp. UWB11 encodes these proteins:
- a CDS encoding RNA polymerase sigma factor: MPDVDGQLFIRFLNDDAQDALEVLFEKYRDGLILFLYGYVQNADVAEELMMDTFAILASGTARYKENKDASFKTWLFAVAKNQALLYLRKRKVKFVSSANDFLNNVEADASFHPVGMLLKNETDSQVYRAMKSIDADYRNALFLLYFENMKPEQISRIIKKSIKQTYNILARGKEALRIAYERMNNSHLAGEG; the protein is encoded by the coding sequence ATGCCCGATGTTGATGGACAATTGTTTATCCGTTTTTTAAACGACGATGCTCAAGATGCTCTTGAAGTCCTTTTTGAAAAGTATAGGGATGGTTTAATCTTGTTTTTGTATGGATATGTTCAAAATGCAGATGTTGCCGAAGAATTGATGATGGACACTTTTGCAATTTTGGCTTCTGGTACGGCTCGCTATAAAGAAAATAAGGATGCGTCGTTTAAAACTTGGCTCTTTGCGGTTGCTAAAAATCAAGCGTTGCTTTATTTACGGAAACGTAAGGTCAAATTTGTTTCTTCTGCGAACGATTTTTTGAACAATGTAGAGGCAGATGCTAGTTTTCATCCAGTGGGGATGCTATTGAAAAATGAGACGGATTCACAAGTGTATCGAGCGATGAAGTCCATTGATGCTGATTATAGGAATGCGTTATTCCTCTTGTATTTCGAGAATATGAAGCCGGAACAGATTAGCCGAATAATAAAGAAAAGCATAAAGCAGACGTACAATATTCTAGCGCGAGGAAAAGAGGCTTTGCGTATTGCGTACGAACGGATGAATAATTCGCATTTGGCGGGAGAAGGGTGA
- a CDS encoding NifU family protein: MNEEQSAKFSQKLQDIAKAPKYRGAIFQIEADEKGLALVDVKEASLKVYLMIDPECDKILETRFFTYGGPLFTALADSFCRKIQMATVDDACKITAESLEEELRDTPDVRAIPEDAVEIKQMNHLIAKVLEVYPEKKATAIIVREKMERIKYRTQTAEGRAEADAEWNALTKAQKIEKIEAWLHQTVRGTLQGDGGDIQILDLTDDNRLQIRYQGACAGCGSAMGGTLFYIEDELKNNVYYNIIVEPEDPLANLPQNPDLPGLDDNNPPASMY, from the coding sequence ATGAACGAAGAACAAAGCGCAAAATTTTCTCAGAAGTTACAAGACATTGCTAAAGCTCCCAAATATCGTGGAGCCATTTTCCAGATTGAAGCCGATGAAAAAGGTCTCGCCCTCGTCGATGTGAAAGAAGCGAGCCTTAAGGTCTACTTGATGATTGACCCAGAATGTGACAAAATTTTGGAAACGAGATTTTTCACATACGGCGGTCCGCTCTTTACGGCCCTCGCCGATTCGTTCTGCCGCAAGATTCAAATGGCAACAGTCGATGACGCTTGCAAAATTACCGCCGAAAGCCTCGAAGAAGAATTGCGCGATACGCCGGACGTACGAGCCATCCCGGAAGATGCTGTAGAAATCAAGCAGATGAACCACCTCATCGCGAAGGTTTTAGAGGTCTACCCCGAAAAGAAGGCCACCGCCATTATCGTTCGCGAAAAAATGGAACGCATCAAGTACCGCACGCAGACCGCAGAAGGCCGTGCCGAAGCCGATGCCGAATGGAACGCGCTCACCAAGGCTCAAAAGATCGAAAAGATTGAAGCATGGCTCCACCAGACCGTCCGCGGAACACTCCAGGGCGACGGCGGTGACATCCAAATTCTCGACCTTACCGATGACAATCGCCTGCAAATCCGCTACCAGGGCGCATGTGCCGGTTGCGGTAGCGCTATGGGCGGAACACTCTTCTACATCGAAGACGAACTCAAGAACAACGTTTACTACAACATAATCGTCGAACCGGAAGATCCGCTTGCAAACCTCCCGCAAAATCCAGACTTGCCGGGATTAGATGACAATAATCCGCCCGCAAGCATGTACTAA
- the trmFO gene encoding methylenetetrahydrofolate--tRNA-(uracil(54)-C(5))-methyltransferase (FADH(2)-oxidizing) TrmFO produces MNERVRVIGGGLAGCEAALQLASRGFQVDLYEMRPNRQTPAHRDGHLAQLVCSNSFKALGITSAHGLLKAELTMLGSFLLECAREAAVPAGDSLTVNRDIFSELVEKKIAEFPNITLHREEVTSLEGDCPTLVAAGPLASDALADDIFKRLGSNRLHFFDAIAPVVETDSIDFDHAFYRNRWEKGETADFINCPLDKETYTEFVRKLCEAEATEPRPFEKKELFEGCLPVEEMARRGYETLRHGPMRPIGLGLGNNGHLWYAVIQLRAENKQKTLFNMVGFQTRLKWGTQKEIFTMVPALRNAKFARLGCMHRNTFIESPKFLDKTLRLRPELECAKGIPPTWFAGQITGSEGYTEAVATGWYAAWNMAQTILHGHADPLPEESCIGALMNRLVEENEDFQPMNFNFGLLPHQDGLKKKNKKEILAGNAERAVREWIAARNMA; encoded by the coding sequence ATGAACGAACGAGTACGTGTTATTGGTGGCGGTCTTGCTGGCTGCGAAGCGGCTTTACAATTGGCGAGCCGCGGTTTTCAAGTAGATTTGTACGAAATGCGCCCCAACAGGCAGACGCCCGCTCACAGGGACGGACACCTCGCTCAACTCGTCTGTTCTAACAGTTTCAAGGCCTTAGGCATTACAAGCGCCCACGGCCTTTTAAAAGCGGAACTCACGATGCTCGGAAGTTTCCTCTTGGAATGTGCGCGAGAAGCGGCAGTCCCTGCAGGTGATTCCCTCACCGTGAACCGCGATATTTTTAGCGAACTTGTCGAAAAAAAGATTGCCGAATTCCCGAATATCACGCTCCATCGTGAAGAAGTGACAAGTCTCGAAGGCGATTGCCCGACGCTTGTTGCAGCAGGCCCTTTGGCAAGCGACGCTCTCGCCGATGATATTTTCAAGCGTCTCGGCAGCAACCGTCTGCACTTTTTCGATGCCATTGCACCCGTTGTCGAAACAGACAGCATCGACTTTGACCACGCCTTCTACCGCAATCGTTGGGAAAAAGGCGAAACAGCCGACTTTATCAACTGCCCGCTCGACAAGGAAACTTATACAGAATTTGTGCGCAAGCTCTGCGAAGCCGAAGCTACAGAACCACGTCCGTTCGAAAAGAAGGAACTTTTTGAAGGTTGCCTCCCGGTCGAAGAGATGGCGCGTCGTGGCTACGAAACGTTACGCCACGGGCCCATGCGCCCGATAGGGCTTGGGCTTGGAAACAACGGCCATTTGTGGTATGCCGTGATCCAGCTCCGTGCCGAAAACAAGCAAAAGACGTTGTTCAACATGGTCGGTTTCCAAACGCGCCTCAAGTGGGGCACGCAAAAGGAAATCTTTACCATGGTGCCGGCACTGCGCAATGCAAAATTTGCACGTCTCGGCTGCATGCACCGTAACACGTTTATCGAATCGCCCAAGTTCCTCGATAAAACGCTCCGCCTGCGCCCAGAACTCGAATGCGCGAAGGGCATTCCGCCCACATGGTTTGCAGGGCAAATTACCGGTTCCGAAGGCTATACTGAAGCTGTTGCCACAGGTTGGTACGCCGCTTGGAACATGGCCCAAACGATTTTGCATGGACACGCTGATCCGCTCCCAGAAGAGAGCTGCATTGGCGCACTCATGAACCGCCTTGTCGAAGAAAACGAGGACTTCCAGCCGATGAATTTCAACTTCGGTCTCCTTCCCCATCAAGACGGTCTCAAGAAAAAGAACAAAAAAGAAATCCTCGCCGGGAACGCAGAACGCGCCGTTCGAGAATGGATTGCAGCCCGTAACATGGCATAA
- a CDS encoding IMP cyclohydrolase: protein MSEELNLKFVDPVPMRYGENSHQSAVFYRDPTCTEANLASAKQLWGKELSYNNIVDADAALEMAREFSDGNAVVIVKHMNPCGLATGETLREALEAAWAGDPVSAFGSVIAVTRKVDLKTAEFLKGKFVEILLAPAFDDDALEFLKNKSKDIRLLEVGEIKKATACKVYKHVIGGMLVQDRDIGTWEKFECVTKAQFPKNKEDLARFTWLVTKHTKSNAIVMCYEYKPGYFQVMGLGPGQPNRIDSNLRLCQPRVRDNVARLPEAKEFFDENGKLVNETGLKALEKKVFGEVVMGSDAFFPFPDNVEAAHDAGVRYIVQPGGSKKDDLSIESADKFGIAMVFTGMRHFRH, encoded by the coding sequence ATGTCCGAAGAATTGAATCTTAAGTTTGTTGATCCCGTGCCGATGCGCTACGGTGAAAACTCCCACCAGTCTGCAGTGTTCTACCGCGACCCGACCTGCACCGAAGCAAACCTCGCTTCTGCAAAGCAGCTCTGGGGTAAGGAACTTTCTTACAACAACATCGTCGATGCTGACGCAGCCCTCGAAATGGCTCGCGAATTCAGCGATGGCAACGCTGTTGTGATCGTGAAGCACATGAACCCGTGCGGACTTGCTACGGGTGAAACGCTCCGCGAAGCTTTGGAAGCCGCTTGGGCTGGTGACCCGGTGTCCGCTTTCGGTTCTGTGATTGCCGTGACTCGCAAGGTCGACCTTAAGACAGCCGAATTCCTCAAGGGCAAGTTCGTTGAAATTTTGCTCGCTCCGGCTTTCGATGACGACGCTCTCGAATTCCTCAAGAACAAGTCTAAGGACATCCGTCTCCTCGAAGTTGGCGAAATCAAGAAGGCAACCGCCTGCAAGGTTTACAAGCACGTAATCGGCGGTATGCTCGTCCAAGACCGCGACATCGGCACTTGGGAAAAGTTCGAATGTGTCACGAAGGCTCAGTTCCCGAAGAACAAGGAAGACCTCGCCCGCTTCACTTGGCTCGTCACCAAGCATACAAAGTCTAACGCTATCGTGATGTGCTACGAATACAAGCCGGGTTATTTCCAGGTGATGGGTCTTGGCCCGGGTCAGCCGAACCGCATCGACTCGAACCTCCGTCTCTGCCAGCCGCGCGTCCGCGACAACGTTGCCCGCCTCCCGGAAGCAAAGGAATTCTTCGACGAAAACGGCAAGCTCGTGAACGAAACTGGCCTCAAGGCTCTCGAAAAGAAGGTCTTCGGCGAAGTCGTTATGGGTTCTGACGCATTCTTCCCGTTCCCGGACAACGTCGAAGCCGCACATGATGCTGGCGTTCGCTACATTGTTCAGCCGGGTGGTTCCAAGAAGGACGACCTCTCCATCGAATCTGCAGACAAGTTCGGCATTGCGATGGTGTTCACCGGAATGCGCCACTTCCGCCACTAA
- a CDS encoding GntR family transcriptional regulator: MRDEIKQAILQQELKDGEMLPSVRKLMKTFGVSSGTIQGVLKQLSEEGLIYSIRGKGFFWGKAPDANDLAQMLSKTVHRETVLERLEREFSTDWEKGFLDPNKNLPLAKELSDRYNVSQTILRKFLIHKVNQGILVRRGRLYAFASPLKTKTTKNFSEILFVTRCNSWGGFTAESERELDFLRLVYQTAGEQHFKLILLGINEESGKLIDRSGKVCRLTDYPNAIGAVLSTLLVQNPHALLQLFYGVKYPVSVWWEHPLQNIPSRFLTKSNWAFFNSTFGEIPGLQVGKYLLQKGFKKVCYFSPYHNSSWSKDRLTGLMNSGLEVIAFTDDEYASPWDYKEIARHEVSRFSVESYARNLVKKKLLQFAKNVPIDCDCWVCVNDEVAGLFYEISDDGDCTLPGDKTDPNVLGFDNSAESYLLRIASYDFNTSALIKQIFYYIENPDGFGNKKRLHQILGQVIEK; this comes from the coding sequence ATGCGTGACGAGATCAAACAAGCGATTTTGCAGCAAGAGCTGAAAGACGGGGAAATGCTCCCGTCTGTACGCAAGCTGATGAAAACGTTTGGAGTCTCGTCGGGAACTATCCAGGGCGTACTCAAGCAACTTTCCGAAGAAGGTCTCATTTACAGTATCCGTGGCAAGGGATTTTTCTGGGGCAAGGCTCCGGACGCCAATGATCTTGCGCAAATGCTTTCGAAAACGGTCCATCGCGAAACCGTGCTCGAACGCCTTGAACGCGAATTTTCGACGGACTGGGAAAAAGGATTCCTTGACCCGAACAAGAATTTACCGCTTGCGAAGGAACTCTCCGACCGATACAACGTCTCGCAAACGATTCTCCGCAAATTTTTGATTCATAAAGTCAATCAGGGGATTCTCGTTCGCAGAGGTCGCTTGTACGCATTCGCCTCCCCGCTCAAGACCAAGACGACAAAGAACTTTAGCGAGATTCTGTTCGTCACTCGATGCAATTCGTGGGGCGGTTTTACGGCCGAAAGCGAACGTGAACTCGACTTTTTGCGTCTCGTTTACCAGACCGCCGGTGAACAACATTTCAAGCTCATTCTGCTGGGCATCAACGAAGAAAGCGGCAAGCTCATTGACCGCAGTGGAAAAGTCTGCCGTCTGACAGATTATCCGAATGCAATCGGTGCAGTGCTATCGACACTCTTGGTGCAGAATCCGCACGCGCTTTTGCAGCTCTTTTACGGTGTGAAATACCCCGTATCCGTTTGGTGGGAACACCCGTTGCAGAATATTCCGAGCCGTTTTTTGACGAAAAGCAACTGGGCATTTTTCAACTCGACATTCGGAGAAATTCCGGGATTGCAGGTGGGCAAATACCTTTTGCAAAAAGGCTTCAAAAAGGTCTGCTATTTTTCGCCCTACCACAACAGTTCTTGGTCCAAGGATCGCTTGACAGGCCTCATGAATTCAGGGCTAGAAGTCATTGCATTTACTGATGACGAATACGCAAGCCCGTGGGATTACAAGGAAATTGCAAGACACGAAGTCTCGAGATTTTCCGTCGAATCATACGCACGTAATCTCGTGAAGAAAAAGCTTTTGCAATTCGCCAAGAACGTTCCTATCGATTGCGATTGCTGGGTTTGCGTGAACGATGAAGTCGCAGGACTCTTTTACGAAATTAGCGATGATGGCGATTGCACATTGCCAGGCGACAAGACCGACCCGAACGTACTCGGATTCGACAACTCCGCCGAGAGCTATTTATTGCGCATTGCATCGTATGATTTCAACACCAGCGCACTCATCAAGCAGATTTTCTACTACATCGAAAATCCCGATGGATTCGGGAATAAAAAACGCCTGCACCAGATTCTGGGGCAGGTCATTGAAAAGTAA
- the glgC gene encoding glucose-1-phosphate adenylyltransferase, whose product MSWSYSREHQKNILCMIMAGGQGSRLQPLTRDRAKPAVHFGGTYRIIDFVLNNFINSGIFKIKVLTQFKSDSLNKHISAAWNLNASLDQYVDLVPAQMRTGDEWYRGTADAIFQNINLITDERPDLVAIFGGDHIYKMDINQMIDFHLSRAALLTIAAIPVPVEEAREFGIIEVDADNRMVGFEEKPKEPKQMPSRPGWCLASMGNYLFTSKFLVRELLKGASSGATDFGKHIIPRLYKEYPVYVYDFNTNIVRGEQASTKGYWRDVGTLDAFFEANMDLCSENPPFDLYNNYWPIRTFNWNQPPARFFAGDNNAHQGAAVDSIVSAGCIIGGGTVVKSILSPGVTIQKDALVEESILFPNVTIGPGAKVRRAIVEKGLHIPAGFQIGYDLERDKQLFHVTESGIVVLAKDTIIKA is encoded by the coding sequence ATGAGCTGGTCATACTCTAGAGAGCACCAAAAGAATATCCTTTGCATGATCATGGCTGGAGGGCAAGGGAGCCGCCTGCAGCCCCTCACCCGCGACCGTGCAAAGCCTGCAGTCCACTTCGGTGGAACCTACCGCATCATCGACTTCGTTCTCAACAATTTCATTAACTCCGGCATTTTCAAGATCAAAGTTTTGACGCAGTTCAAGAGTGATTCCTTGAACAAGCATATTTCTGCAGCTTGGAACTTGAACGCAAGCCTTGACCAATATGTGGACCTTGTTCCGGCACAGATGCGTACCGGCGATGAATGGTACCGCGGCACTGCCGACGCTATTTTCCAGAACATCAACTTGATTACCGATGAACGCCCGGACCTCGTTGCAATTTTCGGTGGCGACCACATTTACAAGATGGACATCAACCAAATGATTGATTTCCACCTTTCCCGCGCAGCACTCCTCACGATTGCCGCCATTCCGGTTCCGGTCGAAGAAGCCCGCGAATTCGGTATTATCGAAGTAGATGCCGACAACCGCATGGTCGGTTTCGAAGAAAAGCCGAAGGAACCGAAGCAGATGCCGAGCCGTCCGGGTTGGTGCCTCGCCAGCATGGGTAACTACCTTTTCACGAGCAAGTTCCTCGTTCGTGAACTTTTGAAGGGCGCAAGTTCTGGCGCAACGGACTTTGGCAAGCACATCATTCCGCGCTTGTACAAGGAATATCCGGTTTACGTTTACGACTTCAACACGAACATTGTTCGCGGAGAACAGGCTTCTACCAAGGGCTACTGGCGCGATGTGGGTACTCTCGATGCCTTCTTCGAAGCAAACATGGACCTTTGCTCCGAGAATCCTCCGTTCGACCTGTACAACAACTACTGGCCGATCCGTACGTTCAACTGGAACCAGCCGCCTGCACGTTTCTTCGCTGGCGACAACAACGCCCATCAGGGTGCTGCCGTAGATTCCATCGTTTCGGCAGGTTGCATTATCGGTGGCGGTACGGTCGTAAAGAGCATTCTTTCGCCGGGCGTGACCATCCAGAAGGATGCTTTGGTCGAAGAATCCATCCTCTTCCCGAACGTGACGATTGGTCCGGGTGCAAAGGTGCGCCGCGCTATCGTTGAAAAGGGCTTGCATATTCCAGCCGGCTTCCAGATTGGTTATGACCTGGAACGCGACAAGCAGCTTTTCCACGTGACCGAATCCGGCATTGTCGTCCTCGCCAAGGATACTATAATCAAGGCGTAA
- a CDS encoding PrsW family glutamic-type intramembrane protease, with the protein MIYAENVLICIAVPLAITLLFTKGSARRLTASFLVGMIVCIVSAYISGYVQVLSDFSAEDTSIFLSPMIEECMKLLSMLFCVYVSNPSDDEIQLCAVGIGAGFATFENCCFILSSGAPQLANVLVRGAAVGVMHIVTLVALAKGMQLLKTYKAFSLAGIAGVLSLSVTVHGLYNLLVSKPGVSSYIGYVMPMICAIMLYMINGKTNQ; encoded by the coding sequence ATGATTTATGCTGAAAATGTTCTGATTTGCATTGCTGTGCCGCTTGCGATTACTTTGCTTTTCACTAAGGGGAGTGCACGACGTTTGACGGCCTCGTTCCTTGTGGGGATGATCGTTTGCATTGTTTCGGCGTATATTTCTGGGTATGTTCAAGTGTTATCAGATTTCTCGGCTGAAGATACCTCTATTTTTCTTTCTCCGATGATAGAGGAATGCATGAAGCTTTTATCGATGCTGTTTTGCGTTTATGTGTCTAATCCGTCAGATGATGAAATCCAGTTGTGTGCTGTTGGTATCGGTGCAGGTTTTGCAACGTTTGAGAATTGCTGCTTTATTTTGTCATCGGGTGCTCCGCAACTGGCGAATGTGCTCGTGCGCGGTGCTGCTGTCGGTGTGATGCATATCGTGACTTTGGTGGCGCTAGCTAAGGGAATGCAACTGCTGAAAACTTACAAGGCTTTTTCGCTTGCAGGGATTGCTGGTGTGTTGTCGCTTTCCGTGACGGTCCATGGGCTCTATAATTTGCTGGTTTCTAAGCCTGGAGTGTCATCGTACATCGGGTACGTGATGCCGATGATCTGCGCGATAATGCTTTATATGATTAACGGAAAGACGAATCAATAA
- a CDS encoding IMP cyclohydrolase, whose protein sequence is MNYTEEAKQNFNDLSKNPYPGRGIVLGTSADGKSYVQVYWIMGRSVNSRNRVFEIEADTGFMKTKAFDESKLTDPHLIIYYPARHTKDVQIITNGDQTDTIYNAIKLGGTFESALRTRQYEDDAPNFTPRISGIHYKNAEPAIYKLSILKSRNNSEDAGCERMTFEFEKALPGLGHFISTYETDGKPIPSFNGFPKLMPIFNTAEETLKAYWDALNADNKVSLMVKWIDRETFEAKTIIVNKNV, encoded by the coding sequence ATGAACTACACAGAAGAAGCAAAACAGAATTTCAACGACCTCTCCAAGAACCCGTATCCGGGTCGTGGCATTGTGCTTGGCACAAGCGCCGATGGCAAGTCCTACGTGCAGGTTTACTGGATCATGGGTCGCAGCGTGAACAGCCGCAACCGTGTGTTTGAAATCGAAGCCGATACTGGTTTTATGAAAACCAAGGCTTTCGACGAATCCAAGCTCACGGACCCGCACCTCATCATTTACTATCCGGCTCGCCATACGAAGGACGTGCAGATCATCACGAACGGCGACCAGACGGACACGATTTACAACGCCATTAAACTCGGTGGCACGTTCGAAAGCGCTCTCCGCACTCGCCAGTACGAAGACGATGCTCCGAACTTCACGCCGCGTATTTCCGGCATCCACTACAAGAATGCTGAACCGGCAATCTATAAGCTCTCCATCCTCAAGAGCCGCAACAATAGCGAAGACGCTGGCTGCGAACGTATGACGTTTGAATTCGAAAAGGCTCTCCCGGGTCTAGGCCACTTCATCAGCACGTACGAAACGGATGGCAAGCCGATTCCGTCTTTCAACGGTTTCCCGAAGCTCATGCCGATTTTCAACACTGCTGAAGAAACGCTCAAGGCTTACTGGGACGCACTCAACGCTGATAACAAGGTTTCCTTGATGGTCAAGTGGATTGACCGCGAAACATTCGAAGCGAAGACGATTATCGTTAACAAGAACGTGTAA